A DNA window from Aminiphilus circumscriptus DSM 16581 contains the following coding sequences:
- the selB gene encoding selenocysteine-specific translation elongation factor: MNAGEREVPFVLGTAGHIDHGKTTLVKALTGIDCDRLQEEKKRGITIELGFAPLRLPGGAVVSIVDVPGHERFIRQMVAGASGVDAVLFVVAADEGVMPQTREHLAILSLLGVRDGVVALTKADLVDPEMLELVREDVAEALRGTFLESAPVFAVSAHTGENLDLLTQALESLVERVPPRDRSGGFFLPVDRAFPISGFGTVVTGTAYTGTLRSGSDVVLLPSERAGKVRTLQVHGRLVEEAWAGQRIAVNLSGVPVDAINRGDVLCSPGMFVPTSCLDVVLRVLASSMEPVKHWQRVHLHVGTSDTLARVALLDRRQIEPGEEAPAQLVLEERIVACLHQRFVVRFYSPLVTIAGGEILYPYGNKPRGRKARAAVAGRIETLLAAPGGSTLFALLADERTRISLKEAMVLLQQTAEGVRALAQELVRGKRIVVLGKGNDESYVSTVQLKKIETLLLETLDEFHATMPQLRGMPLEQLVARLFPGEDVRSAKEILSLFLENSTILLEEGRVRSPRFIYRDPEELRRQLRDLEELCARSGVVQLPLLEEVRHALHLSEQDLRILMDVARQEGLVAVISEGMLLHRVVEERLLGLLGTVESDITVASVRDLTGSSRKYVLPILEHFDAQGYTRRVGDKRILRKKNLRQEGKNK, from the coding sequence ATGAACGCCGGTGAGCGGGAAGTTCCCTTCGTTCTAGGGACGGCGGGGCACATCGACCACGGCAAGACCACCCTTGTGAAGGCCCTCACGGGAATCGACTGCGACCGGCTTCAGGAGGAGAAGAAGCGGGGCATCACCATCGAACTTGGATTCGCCCCTCTGCGTCTTCCCGGCGGAGCCGTGGTGAGCATCGTGGATGTGCCGGGGCACGAGCGTTTCATTCGGCAGATGGTGGCGGGCGCTTCTGGCGTGGACGCGGTGCTCTTCGTGGTTGCCGCGGACGAAGGAGTCATGCCCCAGACGCGGGAACACCTGGCGATTCTCTCCCTCCTCGGTGTCCGGGACGGCGTGGTGGCCCTTACGAAGGCCGACCTCGTGGACCCCGAGATGTTGGAACTCGTCCGGGAGGACGTGGCGGAGGCTCTCCGGGGAACGTTTCTGGAGAGCGCACCGGTTTTCGCCGTTTCGGCGCACACCGGCGAGAACCTGGACCTTCTCACCCAGGCCCTGGAATCTCTCGTGGAGCGTGTTCCCCCCAGGGATCGTTCCGGAGGATTCTTTTTGCCCGTGGACAGGGCGTTTCCCATTTCGGGATTCGGAACAGTGGTGACCGGAACGGCCTATACGGGTACGTTGCGCTCGGGGAGTGATGTGGTCCTTCTTCCCTCGGAACGGGCTGGCAAGGTACGCACTCTTCAAGTGCATGGCCGTCTCGTGGAAGAGGCCTGGGCGGGGCAACGGATCGCCGTCAATCTTTCGGGAGTGCCCGTGGATGCGATCAACCGCGGAGACGTGCTTTGCTCGCCCGGCATGTTCGTTCCCACCTCCTGTCTGGACGTGGTCCTCCGGGTGCTTGCTTCCTCAATGGAGCCGGTGAAGCACTGGCAACGGGTCCACCTTCACGTAGGAACCTCGGACACGCTCGCCCGGGTGGCTTTGTTGGATCGGCGCCAGATCGAACCCGGCGAAGAAGCTCCCGCACAGCTCGTCCTCGAAGAGCGCATCGTTGCCTGTTTGCATCAGCGTTTCGTGGTGCGCTTCTACAGTCCTCTCGTGACCATCGCGGGAGGCGAGATCCTCTATCCCTACGGAAACAAACCCCGGGGGCGAAAGGCCAGGGCCGCCGTGGCGGGACGGATCGAAACGCTCCTTGCCGCTCCCGGAGGAAGCACGTTGTTCGCTCTTCTCGCGGACGAGCGAACCCGCATCTCCCTGAAGGAGGCCATGGTCTTGCTCCAGCAGACTGCAGAGGGAGTGCGCGCCCTGGCGCAAGAGCTTGTCCGGGGGAAACGCATCGTCGTTCTGGGGAAGGGCAATGACGAGAGCTATGTCTCTACGGTTCAGCTGAAGAAGATCGAGACGCTTCTCCTTGAGACGCTCGACGAATTCCATGCGACTATGCCCCAATTGCGGGGAATGCCCCTGGAGCAGCTTGTGGCACGCCTTTTCCCCGGCGAGGATGTCCGTTCCGCGAAGGAGATCCTTTCCCTCTTCCTCGAAAATAGCACGATTTTGCTGGAAGAGGGGCGGGTCAGGTCGCCCCGGTTCATCTACAGGGATCCTGAGGAGTTACGGCGGCAATTACGCGATCTCGAAGAACTGTGCGCACGTTCCGGTGTGGTTCAACTCCCGCTTCTGGAGGAAGTGCGCCACGCACTGCATCTCTCCGAGCAGGACCTGCGCATTCTCATGGATGTGGCGCGCCAGGAGGGGCTTGTGGCGGTGATTTCCGAGGGCATGCTTCTTCACCGGGTGGTGGAGGAGCGCCTTCTCGGACTGCTCGGTACGGTGGAATCTGATATCACCGTCGCGTCGGTGCGGGACCTCACCGGAAGCAGTCGGAAATACGTGCTTCCCATTCTCGAACATTTCGACGCCCAGGGGTACACGCGTCGCGTGGGTGACAAACGAATCCTTCGAAAGAAAAATCTCAGGCAAGAAGGCAAAAATAAATAA
- a CDS encoding Veg family protein, with the protein MGCSLSSIRERITLHKGSRVRYKASKGRRKVEERQGVIIETYPKLFTMFVESQNSTVSFSYVELLTHEVELEILPQHEKIV; encoded by the coding sequence ATGGGCTGCAGCCTTTCGAGCATTCGAGAGCGGATAACTCTGCACAAGGGTTCGCGAGTTCGGTACAAGGCCTCGAAAGGACGCCGCAAAGTGGAGGAGCGCCAGGGAGTCATCATCGAAACCTATCCCAAGCTGTTTACCATGTTTGTGGAGTCCCAGAACAGTACGGTTTCCTTCAGTTACGTCGAACTTTTGACGCACGAGGTGGAACTGGAGATTCTCCCCCAGCACGAGAAGATCGTCTGA